One window of the Chitinophaga niabensis genome contains the following:
- a CDS encoding 2-hydroxyacid dehydrogenase has protein sequence MKVFITRVIPEEGLQLLQEAGLQLTQWTEKRDLTPAELIAYCKQHDALLSVGPNKISSSFLQECRHLKVIALHAVGFDNVDVPAATALKIPVGNTPGVLSNATADTAFLLMLAVSRKAFYMHKQIAKGQWGFFEPTANLGIELTGKTLGIAGLGKIGFEMAKRCIGAYGMKVIYHNRHTNREAEEVLKAEKVSFDELLTQSDVLSVHTALTPETQGMFNKAAFDKMKRSAIFINAARGSIHNETDLLNALNEKVIWGAGLDVTNPEPMAADSPLLDLPNVAILPHIGSATVEARDAMAIMAAKNIIAGLKGERLPFVVNPEIY, from the coding sequence ATGAAGGTTTTTATTACAAGAGTGATCCCCGAAGAAGGGCTACAACTATTACAGGAAGCGGGTCTTCAGCTTACACAGTGGACGGAGAAAAGAGATCTCACGCCGGCTGAACTGATAGCATATTGTAAACAACATGATGCATTATTAAGCGTAGGCCCCAATAAGATCAGCAGCAGTTTTTTGCAGGAATGCCGCCACCTTAAAGTAATTGCCTTACATGCAGTAGGTTTTGATAATGTGGATGTACCTGCTGCCACCGCTTTAAAGATCCCTGTTGGCAATACCCCCGGCGTATTAAGCAACGCGACGGCCGATACGGCCTTTTTACTGATGCTGGCCGTTTCACGCAAGGCATTTTATATGCATAAACAGATCGCCAAAGGGCAATGGGGCTTTTTTGAACCCACCGCTAACCTGGGAATAGAACTAACCGGTAAAACACTGGGCATCGCCGGTTTAGGAAAGATCGGTTTTGAAATGGCCAAACGTTGCATTGGCGCATACGGCATGAAAGTGATCTATCACAACCGCCATACCAACCGGGAAGCAGAAGAAGTGCTGAAAGCTGAAAAAGTATCCTTTGATGAACTGCTCACACAAAGCGATGTATTATCCGTGCATACGGCCCTTACGCCGGAAACACAGGGTATGTTCAATAAAGCAGCTTTTGATAAAATGAAACGCAGCGCCATTTTTATCAATGCTGCGAGAGGAAGTATTCATAATGAAACAGATCTCCTGAATGCCCTTAATGAAAAAGTGATCTGGGGTGCAGGGCTGGATGTAACCAATCCGGAGCCAATGGCAGCTGATAGTCCATTGCTGGATCTGCCCAATGTGGCTATACTCCCGCATATTGGTTCTGCCACTGTTGAAGCAAGAGATGCGATGGCTATCATGGCAGCAAAGAATATCATTGCCGGTTTAAAAGGAGAACGGTTGCCGTTTGTGGTGAATCCTGAGATCTATTAG
- a CDS encoding class I SAM-dependent methyltransferase, with the protein MSVARKSAQFLANGPGKKVLDIGSGVGKFCILGGISFPHVNFYGVEQREELYHLSLEAREAANVQNVDFIHANFTQIDLDAYDNYYFYNSFFENIDEGDKIDHDVECSASLYVYYSRFLCRALDKKPSGTRLVTFHSLENEVPTSYQVVDVSPDLQLKMWIKR; encoded by the coding sequence ATGAGCGTAGCAAGAAAATCAGCCCAGTTCCTGGCCAACGGCCCGGGCAAAAAGGTGCTGGATATTGGCAGCGGCGTGGGTAAATTTTGTATCCTTGGCGGCATCAGCTTCCCGCATGTGAATTTTTACGGCGTGGAGCAAAGAGAGGAATTATATCATCTTTCTTTAGAAGCGAGGGAAGCGGCTAATGTGCAGAACGTGGATTTCATTCATGCCAACTTCACGCAGATAGACCTGGATGCATATGATAACTACTATTTCTACAATTCCTTCTTTGAGAATATTGATGAGGGAGATAAGATCGATCATGATGTAGAATGCTCCGCCAGCCTCTATGTTTATTACTCGCGTTTCCTTTGCAGAGCGCTGGATAAAAAACCCAGCGGCACAAGGCTGGTCACTTTCCATAGCCTGGAAAATGAAGTACCCACCAGTTACCAGGTAGTGGATGTTTCTCCGGACCTGCAATTAAAAATGTGGATTAAGCGCTAG
- a CDS encoding glycine cleavage system protein H, which produces MNISTISRPRIHFTQEHEWIDFNGTVGFVGLSMFRLAGIKKIDNIEWVNNKGTIEKNTLIANIHSGSTVIPLHSPLRCKFLGINAKLKTNLNLILESPQDQGWIFFVTPMKFQNKDKEELLQPADYQKLIRSIKVS; this is translated from the coding sequence ATGAATATTTCAACTATTTCAAGACCGAGGATTCATTTTACACAGGAACATGAATGGATTGATTTTAATGGAACCGTTGGATTTGTAGGTTTATCCATGTTCAGACTCGCAGGAATAAAGAAAATAGACAATATCGAATGGGTCAATAATAAGGGCACCATTGAAAAGAACACACTCATCGCAAATATCCACTCGGGCAGTACTGTTATCCCATTGCACTCCCCGTTGCGTTGCAAATTCCTGGGCATTAATGCAAAACTAAAGACCAATCTCAACCTGATACTGGAAAGTCCGCAGGACCAGGGTTGGATCTTCTTTGTAACGCCTATGAAGTTCCAGAATAAAGATAAAGAAGAGTTACTGCAACCGGCAGACTATCAAAAACTCATTCGCAGCATTAAAGTATCCTGA
- a CDS encoding RNA polymerase sigma factor → MNHSPDTLLVEQLKEGDQTAFDALFVKYYKMLCVNAYWFLQNEQEAKDLIQTFFMDIWDKKLYLQFDGDVKGYLHTAVKNRCLNYIKKQKLRYEHQEAFSNLQENTCQAQPDAVPDYYKQLHTSLNDISGQKKMAIQMVYIQGKRYQEAAEEMGISINSFKTHLKRGLKLLRFAVNSKKY, encoded by the coding sequence ATGAATCATTCTCCAGATACACTTTTGGTGGAACAATTAAAGGAGGGAGACCAAACTGCGTTTGATGCTTTATTTGTAAAGTATTATAAGATGCTTTGCGTGAACGCCTACTGGTTCCTTCAGAATGAACAGGAAGCAAAAGACCTGATCCAGACTTTCTTTATGGATATATGGGATAAGAAATTATACCTCCAGTTCGATGGGGATGTAAAAGGTTATCTGCATACCGCCGTGAAGAATCGTTGCCTTAATTATATTAAGAAACAAAAACTCCGTTACGAACACCAGGAAGCATTTTCGAACCTGCAGGAAAATACCTGCCAGGCGCAACCCGATGCCGTTCCGGATTATTATAAACAATTGCATACCTCCCTGAACGACATTTCAGGCCAGAAGAAAATGGCCATTCAAATGGTGTACATCCAGGGAAAACGTTACCAGGAAGCAGCAGAAGAAATGGGTATCAGCATTAATTCTTTTAAGACGCATCTGAAAAGAGGATTGAAACTACTGCGGTTCGCAGTAAATAGTAAAAAGTATTAA
- a CDS encoding FecR domain-containing protein, with the protein MFTQLETQEKIFQLYIQKLSGHLSPEEEAHVKNMLAQDAGFRDTWNALEEQDRSIQATDYLQGLDPEAALQQLKSKRSARTRRLRIMSAAAAVLILISTGAYFMFPSKEKETSLAELVAKNKQAVSLITANGQSVTLSQDSAAKTIQLNNAVLNAGNGTLAYNSLDTTENTLMVPPGETYKLILSDGTEVRLNASTRLRFPFHFGKTTRDVYVDGEAYFKVAKDAAHPFVVHLPQSNVTVLGTSFNVNTYDPAREKTSLVEGKVMLQNQWELKPGMQGIVASGKTYSTQEFDEEEVLSWMKGVYYFHKMPLAELTVIASRFYGVKFIPDNHKFAGIAVTGLMDRDKLSEFLTDLKTTANADFHFEQQTILLK; encoded by the coding sequence TTGTTCACCCAATTGGAAACACAGGAAAAAATATTTCAGTTATACATTCAAAAACTTTCGGGGCATCTTTCCCCGGAAGAGGAAGCCCATGTAAAGAACATGTTGGCGCAGGATGCCGGTTTCCGGGATACCTGGAATGCATTGGAAGAACAGGACCGCTCCATTCAGGCCACAGACTATCTGCAAGGCCTGGACCCCGAAGCTGCATTACAGCAGCTGAAATCAAAAAGGTCCGCCCGTACCCGCAGGCTGAGGATCATGTCTGCCGCCGCCGCTGTATTAATATTAATATCCACGGGGGCTTATTTCATGTTCCCTTCTAAAGAGAAAGAAACCAGCCTGGCTGAATTGGTAGCTAAGAATAAACAGGCCGTGAGCCTTATTACGGCTAATGGCCAATCTGTTACACTTAGCCAGGATAGTGCCGCAAAAACCATTCAGCTCAACAATGCTGTTCTGAATGCTGGCAATGGAACCCTGGCTTACAATTCCCTGGATACCACAGAAAATACCCTGATGGTGCCTCCCGGAGAAACCTATAAACTCATTTTGTCTGATGGTACGGAAGTACGCCTCAATGCATCTACCAGGTTACGTTTCCCTTTCCACTTCGGCAAAACTACCCGGGACGTGTATGTGGATGGAGAGGCATATTTTAAAGTGGCCAAAGACGCTGCCCATCCTTTTGTGGTACATCTGCCCCAATCCAATGTAACAGTATTGGGTACTTCCTTCAATGTGAACACTTACGATCCCGCACGGGAAAAAACCTCGTTGGTGGAAGGGAAGGTGATGCTGCAAAACCAATGGGAGCTGAAACCCGGCATGCAGGGAATTGTAGCTTCCGGTAAAACCTATTCCACCCAGGAATTTGATGAAGAGGAAGTACTCTCCTGGATGAAAGGCGTGTACTATTTCCATAAAATGCCGCTCGCTGAACTTACTGTGATCGCCTCCCGGTTCTATGGCGTAAAATTCATTCCTGATAATCATAAATTTGCCGGCATAGCTGTCACCGGCCTGATGGACAGGGACAAACTCTCTGAATTCCTGACAGATCTGAAAACCACCGCCAATGCGGATTTTCATTTCGAACAACAGACAATCCTCCTTAAATAG